One genomic region from Populus nigra chromosome 8, ddPopNigr1.1, whole genome shotgun sequence encodes:
- the LOC133700436 gene encoding protein Brevis radix-like 2 isoform X1, producing the protein MLTCIACSKRLNNRCSPPRDREEDVDVAAFETLRTKHAMKSLTAQIKDMAVKASGAYRNCKPCSGSSSNNNNRNYAESDAASDSARFHCLYRRAGSSNSTPRKRGKESEARLKGLSSGEGTPASVSGRTESVVFMEEDEPKEWVAQVEPGVLITFVSLPDGGNDLKRIRFSREMFNKWQAQRWWAENYDKVMELYNVQQFNHQSVPLPTPPRSEDESSKPESAKDSPTTPPLGKERPSNFHHPTRMGYSSSDSLDHHPMQSHQYYESAGLASTPKLSSIAGAKTETSSIDGSVRTSMSRESDHSEELSISNASDMETEWVEQDEPGVYITIRALPGGTRELRRVRFSRETFGETRARLWWEENRARIHEQYLYR; encoded by the exons ATGTTGACTTGTATTGCGTGTTCAAAGCGACTCAACAACCGATGTTCGCCGCCGAGAGACAGAGAAGAGGATGTTGATGTTGCTGCTTTTGAGACGCTAAGGACTAAGCACGCCATGAAGTCACTCACAGCTCAA ATAAAGGACATGGCTGTAAAGGCCTCAGGAGCATATAGAAACTGCAAGCCGTGTTCAGGATCCTCGAGCAATAACAATAACAGGAACTATGCTGAGTCCGATGCTGCCTCAGACTCAGCGAGGTTCCACTGCTTGTATCGTAGAGCAGGAAGTTCCAATTCGACCCCAAGAAAGCGGGGGAAAGAGTCGGAGGCAAGACTAAAAGGGCTATCGAGTGGCGAAGGCACACCTGCTTCAGTTAGTGGGCGGACGGAGTCGGTGGTTTTTATGGAGGAAGATGAGCCTAAGGAGTGGGTTGCGCAAGTTGAGCCTGGTGTGCTCATCACTTTTGTTTCATTGCCTGATGGCGGTAATGATTTGAAGCGAATTCGATTCAG TCGTGAAATGTTCAATAAATGGCAAGCTCAAAGATGGTGGGCTGAGAACTATGACAAGGTCATGGAATTATACAATGTTCAACAGTTCAATCACCAATCAGTCCCACTTCCAACTCCACCAAGATCTGAAGATGAG AGCTCAAAGCCTGAATCAGCCAAAGACAGTCCCACGACTCCTCCACTGGGCAAAGAACGCCCAAGCAATTTCCACCATCCAACAAGAATGGGTTATTCGTCATCAGATTCACTTGACCACCACCCAATGCAATCTCACCAATATTATGAGTCAGCTGGTCTTGCTTCAACACCAAAGCTCTCTAGCATTGCTGGGGCTAAAACTGAGACATCATCAATAGATGGTTCTGTGAGGACTAGTATGTCAAGAGAGTCAGATCACTCAGAAGAACTTTCCATCAGTAATGCAAGTGATATGGAGACTGAATGGGTTGAACAGGATGAACCAGGGGTATACATCACTATAAGAGCACTGCCAGGTGGCACCAGGGAGCTTAGACGTGTCAGGTTCAG CCGAGAAACATTTGGAGAAACACGTGCAAGGTTGTGGTGGGAGGAGAACCGAGCCAGGATACACGAACAGTACTTGTACAGATGA
- the LOC133700436 gene encoding protein Brevis radix-like 2 isoform X2, giving the protein MAVKASGAYRNCKPCSGSSSNNNNRNYAESDAASDSARFHCLYRRAGSSNSTPRKRGKESEARLKGLSSGEGTPASVSGRTESVVFMEEDEPKEWVAQVEPGVLITFVSLPDGGNDLKRIRFSREMFNKWQAQRWWAENYDKVMELYNVQQFNHQSVPLPTPPRSEDESSKPESAKDSPTTPPLGKERPSNFHHPTRMGYSSSDSLDHHPMQSHQYYESAGLASTPKLSSIAGAKTETSSIDGSVRTSMSRESDHSEELSISNASDMETEWVEQDEPGVYITIRALPGGTRELRRVRFSRETFGETRARLWWEENRARIHEQYLYR; this is encoded by the exons ATGGCTGTAAAGGCCTCAGGAGCATATAGAAACTGCAAGCCGTGTTCAGGATCCTCGAGCAATAACAATAACAGGAACTATGCTGAGTCCGATGCTGCCTCAGACTCAGCGAGGTTCCACTGCTTGTATCGTAGAGCAGGAAGTTCCAATTCGACCCCAAGAAAGCGGGGGAAAGAGTCGGAGGCAAGACTAAAAGGGCTATCGAGTGGCGAAGGCACACCTGCTTCAGTTAGTGGGCGGACGGAGTCGGTGGTTTTTATGGAGGAAGATGAGCCTAAGGAGTGGGTTGCGCAAGTTGAGCCTGGTGTGCTCATCACTTTTGTTTCATTGCCTGATGGCGGTAATGATTTGAAGCGAATTCGATTCAG TCGTGAAATGTTCAATAAATGGCAAGCTCAAAGATGGTGGGCTGAGAACTATGACAAGGTCATGGAATTATACAATGTTCAACAGTTCAATCACCAATCAGTCCCACTTCCAACTCCACCAAGATCTGAAGATGAG AGCTCAAAGCCTGAATCAGCCAAAGACAGTCCCACGACTCCTCCACTGGGCAAAGAACGCCCAAGCAATTTCCACCATCCAACAAGAATGGGTTATTCGTCATCAGATTCACTTGACCACCACCCAATGCAATCTCACCAATATTATGAGTCAGCTGGTCTTGCTTCAACACCAAAGCTCTCTAGCATTGCTGGGGCTAAAACTGAGACATCATCAATAGATGGTTCTGTGAGGACTAGTATGTCAAGAGAGTCAGATCACTCAGAAGAACTTTCCATCAGTAATGCAAGTGATATGGAGACTGAATGGGTTGAACAGGATGAACCAGGGGTATACATCACTATAAGAGCACTGCCAGGTGGCACCAGGGAGCTTAGACGTGTCAGGTTCAG CCGAGAAACATTTGGAGAAACACGTGCAAGGTTGTGGTGGGAGGAGAACCGAGCCAGGATACACGAACAGTACTTGTACAGATGA